The region CGTCGATATGTCACAGCCGCACATAGTCATGCAGCTCCGCCTTTTCGTTTCCCCTCTGAaccataaaataataaaatatttcatCGAAACCCCTAATTTCCCCGATCAAAAACAGAATGGCCACTCGACGGACATAGTATGCTTCTTTCGGATGCTTCGGACATCCGTTATGtctgcagcagcatgcactgtCGGTGTCCGTCAGGCGCTGCAAAGTAACTCTATCCGTAAGATGTCCGAATGATATCCCGGCACGGATGTATTCTGGATATCAAGACGCCGAGCGGCAGCAGTACTACCACGCTCCTTTCCATATAAATGCTTTCGGCATGCTTCACGTGTACAGTTTGTCCTAGATTACACGAGTTAAAGGTTTTCAAAACGCTGATACATGTTGCGGACATTGTTGGAAGTCGCCTAGATCAAAGAGCCGTATGTTTTACTTAACACTTTgccgttaaatcgagaactttaATTAACCTTTAAGCACCTGGAGCCACGTGAAAAGTGTCAATTAGGAAGTTGTTgggcgtgagaaaaaaaaaaaacgacgaacgTGTTATAATCTCTGCGAAGAAACCTTTACCTGAAGCGAATTTTCTAAGCTTCGAAGGAAGAGCGCGGAACTTCAGAGAAGCATATTTCAGGTGCTGTCACGCTCTTATAGCTGCTGCGGCTGCGCGACGCGCGACGTCAACAGCCAATAGGAGAGCGTTTCCAGGAGCGGGGAACTCCAGCCACGCGCTCTTGGCTCCGTGATTGGCTCAAATGTTTCGGACTTCAGGCGCTTTCCTCCATTCTCGAAAGCACTCGCGCAATGAAGCTATACTGCAACCCACTTGTTTATTTTGAACTTATTAATCGGAAGTTTTGTATCAAAGTTAATTTTAATTCATCAAAGCTTGCTGCAAACTCTCTGCTTCATCAGTGGATCACTTTGTCTCAGTTTAAAAGGGAAGGAGCAGTTTCAGTGTCATTACAGCAACCCGCACCAGCTTTTTGAGAACCTTCGCTCACGTTTTGTGGCATACCCTGTACTCCAGATGTCAGGAACAGCATAGCGTTGCTCTGTTATTTACACACACCTTGAAAACCACTTCAAAGCCGTGCTCAGTGGCGAGGACGAAAAAGAAGAATGGTTCAAGAGAGGCGACGCTGAATACTATATACTATTACTGCTCATTTTCTCATCAAAATGTCCCTGTCTCCAGCAATTAAGCgccagtgtcttggccactcccccgtagtgggcatgtgccagcttcatttgaggccaaccaaccaaccaagttCAGCTCCGCCTACTGCACAGCCCTGCACACTCCTGCATGTGAACCCCTGAGCATCAAATTAGCTCACTGCACTTCGCGGTATTCTCGAGGAAACTGTAGACCTTTCCAACTGGAACGCGCACATGTTAAAACACCTACTCGTTAGAGTGTTGCGAACAGGTGCAGAGTGCTCGCGCTACCACTTCCAACCTGCTTGGCGCAATGGTGCACGCAACAGTCCTGATGCAAATACGGCGACGTCCAAGGAACGATCACTGGAAAGGTATATACATTTCGTTATAGCTTGCTACCATGTGAGGTCTGATGCCGAAATTTACCTCCTCTGCTTGGCTTCCAATGCACCAGTGATGGATATCTAAACAGCAGCAATGGTGACAAATTGGATTTGTTCTGTCATCTCTTCACAGTGCTATAAGCCCCTTATTGTGAAGTGAATAGCAAGCTCGCACACGTACTGGGGGTCCGAATTTGGGGGTATCTCCCTAAAGTACAGAATGTAAAAGATTTATCCCCTAGCAACACAAGCTGTTGTGCAAACATCTAGGCAGATGCAATTCGTGTGCAACGTTTGTTTACAGCGCATTGCACGAGTGTCTCCCTGGTCGACGTATCGCTTATACTCCCTCTTCGGTTATAAGACTGCAGTTGGAACTGGTTAAGGATCGGACAGATGTGAGCCCACTCCTTTGATATCAAGCGACCCTGCAAAAATTTATCTTCAAGTGAGTCAAGGCAGTTAGACGAAGTGAACATTAAGTAAGAAGCAGAGGTAGAGTCGCGGAGAAAATGATAAGGACCACGCTTCCGTGTTCAAACTTTTCTGTTGCGTTGGGTAACGGAAAATAAATGTTTGATGCCTTTACGTGTAAAGGCAAAAGTCACTTGCATTGGCATCGCTAGGTAACGCGACAGAAGACTTTGACCGCCGAAGCGTACTTCATCTTCTTCGTCCGCAACTGTACATCATGAAGATCAACGTATAAGCGCTTCGCTCTTGCTTATAGAACGCTAATTTACTGTCATTCTTGTTTTGTCAGCGTGGTGCGGCGCAATAACAGTACTATCCTCTCGTTCAGAGCAGTAGGCAATGCATGGAGAGTCTTTTTTTCCGCGTTGGCCGCGGATGCCGTCGGCGCTAGAACGGTGCTGGATCCGACGGCCACGTGGGGGCAAACAGAAAACGCGTCTAATTAAATGTCGTTCCGCATCAGTGGCGCTGCCTGACGTGGCCTATTGTCTTCCGACCCCCAAAGGATGTGCGTGTATTCGCGCGGGCATTTTCGGCCCCGTAGGTCAAGGTTGTGAATCTGTCGTGAATTGCGTGTTTCAACGATTTACAGGATCATTTAGTTACCGTCTTTTAGCTCTGTTCGAGACGGGAGACTGTCCACCAGGCGTGCTCGAGGAGGGCGCTTGTACCATGGTGACATATGTCACGGTCACGGAGACGTGCCCCGCAAATGTGCATCGCAACCTGGAAGGGGCAGCTACATGTCTACACGCCAAAGACCCTGGTGCATCTTTCGCGGAAAACAACATTCAAGACAAATGCAGCCTATGATTGCCGCCGCATTAACTCTGCGGGCGGAGGACTCGCACCGACCCGCGGACGGCGATGGACGCAGGCAGAGAGTCTGAAAAAcgaaatttattttttctttctatcttctaAAAGCGTAACAAAAACAGAACGCTTCTTTCAACAGGTACCACCACCGTTGCTCGCAGCCGTGAAAACGGAAGGCACAGCGATATATCATGCACAGAAGTAGATTCAGccgtcgtgtgcggccggtgagGGCGCAACTGGGCACCCGGCCTGCCTGGACGGATAGACTACGCTATAATGGAGGCTACGCAGAGGCTTCTACGGGTGGCGTAGGCCACACAGGACTTTGAGCAGACCCCGCGGTAGCAGTTGACTAGTGGTGTCCCCCCGGCCCCTGGAATGTCGAAGTAATAATGCCCTAAGAGATTCTTCTTGTCGAGGCGAGATTCCTACGGTTGGCTGGCCCAGCCAGCTAATGCCCAACAGAGGTATAAATaaaggctctctctctctcactccttcTAACCAGTGATAAATAAGCGCTCTCAACAATGCATGTagccggcggcggaggcggcagcagcaggcagcagcaacaacaacaacaacagtattAACGAGGAATGGCTACATGCAGCGGCGCTGTGTGATATGGGCCTTAAGTAAAGCAGAGCCGGTCAGCTCTGGTGGTGTGTCTTGGCGTGGGCGTTGAGGTTGCCGCGGTTGGCGAAGCCCTTGCCGCACACGGGGCAGCCGAACGGCTTCTCGCCCGTGTGCACGCTCATGTGCCGCTTGACGGTGGACTTCTGCGAGAAGGCCTTGCCGCACACGTGGCAGCCGAACGGCTTCTCGCCCGTGTGCGTGCGCATGTGGATCTTGATGCGCTCCTTGTCGGCGAACCGCTTGCCGCACACCTCGCACGGGAAGGGGCGCTCGCCCGTGTGCGAGCGCATGTGGCGCGTCAGGGACGTCTTCTGCGAGAACCGGTGGCCGCACAGCGCGCAGCCGAACGGCTTCTCGCCCGAGTGGGAGCGCATGTGCAGCTGGTGCACGTTGCGAGACGCCAGCTGCTTGCCGCACACGCTGCACTGGAAGGGACCCCGGCTGGTCGTCGACGCCGCCGCGGCGGGGCTCGGGACGGCGGCGGGCGGCGCCGCGGGGCTCGGCGCGGCGCTCGACGACTCCTCGGACGAGAGAAGCAGCAGGTCGTGCGGCGGCGGTGCCCAGCCGGCGACGACGGCTGCCGCCTCCTTGGCCTGCATGAGCGTCGAGACGGGCGGCAGCCGCAGCGGCTCGCCGTTGGTGGGCGGCGGCAGCCAGGGCTCTGGCAGGTCCCCGGCCGCCTCGCTCATGGCCGCATGGTGGTCCCTTCAGTGGCGCCCGCCGCAGCCCGATGGCCCTGCGCAGAAACCGCAGCACGCACAGACATCTTCGGGAGCTGTTCTGCGAGATTAGAAGCTGAAACGGATAGGCTGTGAGAAACGTGCTTGAGCGGCACTGTTCGTACCCTACTGTCGCTGAGAAAGCTAGAAGACTCTGTGAAAATAGAATTGATTTAGGCCTCATCTCGCCACTGAAGCGTAAGGCTGCACTTTCCATTGCTCACACTCGTGAACAGTTTACAGTATTCGAGGTTCCATCGGCCGTTGCCGTCCGTTGGACATGGCTTATATGTGGAGCAGAACGGAAACCACCGCACAGATACAGAAATGCTGAGAGCGTCTGCGCTAACGTGCCGAACGAGAACGTACTGTTCAAGCAGCTGAAACTAAAGCATAACTGATCGCTTGACCATTTCATTCGCATAACGATTCCTTGTCCTATATGCAGCATAGCCCTTGCAAACGCATACAATAGTGAAATCGGTGAATACGTCGGAAGCAGGAGTGACGGATATCTAAGGAAAGAGGACACGGGGACGACCAAAGTGGAAACGGAAATAACTGGTGGAGGTAGACATTCGGGAGAAGACGCTGTCGGTGGAGACGGCTTTGGATAGGCACAAGTGGGTGACGCTCATTCGCTgaaaataaagtgatttttttttctctttcatgaCAAACAACGAGTCAGAAACCGCACTTTGGCACGTCAGATAAGTTCAAGGAAGGACAAGAATAAGTATATGAGTGCTTTTACGCTTGTCGGCAACTTTCTTGCACTATGCATCAGAAGCTACGAGCGCGAAGCGACAGCTTCCAGCCCCGTTTGTTTGGCTGGTGAGCGCATAAGAACAGCATACTTGGTGAAGCCACCACCTCGTGCACATAGGGTTAATATAACACGATGTAAGTCCATGTACCACGTTAGTCGTCCCCGACTATGGCGAATTAAAGGGACGTTGAGGACAAACAGATGCTGACATTTATCGATAGGGTGCCACGTTGTAATCACGAAGCGACAAGCTCTCATCTAAAACGAAGCTTTTATAAGCAAGAATCttcaaaaaaacgaaatataggTGTCGCCCTCATCGGCCGATTTCGGAAGCAAAATGCCTGCGTCGACACCTATTTGTCCGCACGGGATCCCGGAGGCTACACTACTCCGCCATTCACTTCGAAACGGTGGCaacccgttcttttttttttttttcggtaaggATGTTGCAAGTTTGActcgactggcgggaagatttttaaataaaattttctcGCCTATAAATGCGACTTTCGCTGCCGAacaaacgtcaacatagccaAAAAGAGTCAGATAAtatatttttactgagaacagtaACTGGGTGGAGCTATTCTCAGAGTCCCTTCCTTTAAGATGGGGACACGCATCTGGCCTTCGATCGCCTTAACAACACAGATtcgtatataaaaaaaagaagcgctccTCCCAGTACACATAATCAAGAGTAACGTCTTCTCAACACGAGTGCTCGAGAGGTTGCAATATGAACCAGTCCAGCGTAGTTTAAGCTCAACATGATACTAGTGAGCGTAAGCTATAGAGAGTGCCCTTTTGTACATCGCGACCCTAAACTCCGGAAGGAAATCAGCAATCTTATAAGGATAATCTTCTGGAAGCTCCAGGAATAGCCCCTCGGGTTAAGCCAATCTTTGCAGAAGCAATATGTGAATGCTGTTCGATGAAGCACACAAAGCACAAATTCCACAcagaagagagggggggggggggggggagccgctGTCCACCACACATGCACAATGTCACACACTGCGAACCTTgaaggaaatgaaaattggttttgggggaaaggaaatggcacagtatctgtctcacatatcggcggacacctgaataataataataataataataataataataataataataataataataataataataataataataataataataattggttttggggaaaggaaatggcgcagtatctgtctcatatatcgttggacacctgaaccgcgccgtaagggaagggataaaggaaggagcgaaagaagaaaggaagaagaggtgccgtagtggagggctccggaataatttagaccacctggggatctttaacgtgcactgacatagcacagcacacgggcgccttagcatttttcctccatcaaaacgcagtcgccgcggtcgggttcgaatctgggaactccggatcagtagtcgagcgccctaaccactgagccaccgcggcgcgccgtaaggaaatggacaaaggagggagtgaaagaagaaatgaagcaagaggtgccgtagtggagggctccggaataatttcgaccacctggggatctttaacgtgcactgacatcgcacagcacacgagcgccttagcgtttttcatccataaaaacgcagccgctgcggtcgggttcgagccggggaactccggatcagtagtcgagcgccctaaccactgtgccaccgcggcgggtaaagagaAATGCGAAAAATACCCGCCTTCTCTTTTACCGGCAGCAGCTTTGAAGTGAACACAAAAGCCTATAGTGCTCCTGGCGACATTCACTGCTGCTTATTTCGTGgggcctcaaggaaaaaaaaaaaagtcatcctGTCGTCGACGCGGTGCGAACAATAATGCCTGCATGGTTTCGCAATGTGCGAATGCGTCACTTACCAAGAAAATAGGGAACGATTTTCTCGCTCTTCGTGAGTAATGAGCTCAATTCATCTCTGCATAGGCCAGCTGGCTTAAAAagaattattgttttttttttcgaaaaggaGTCGTGCTAAAGGCCCTGGGTGACAAGGACGCTGGTTGGGAAGGCCGTTAATTGCGGGTAACTTGAAGCCAACGTCCATTGCGCAGGCACATCACATTTTGTCAGAAACGCCCAATCTAAGTTTCACGCATTGTTTTGCACAGTATCGAAGTAGTCGGGCAGAGCTACACGGCGCATGCGCGAACAGATGCGCTGTTTTGTGCATCGTTTGTACTGTTCCTCTATTCATCAGGCTCTTCACCGCGCCTCCCTGGAAAGCGGACGCTTTGCAACATCCGCCCAGGCCTGCACTCATTAGAGCGTCGAGGCTTAACGCTTTCCCTCGCGGCGTTCATCAGCCGTACATCAGTGACGATCGATACAGGCACGGAGCTCTGTTGCCGGCCACGTACACTGTCCTGGAAACAGCAGCTTTGAAATACCTACATTAATTTCGGTGCCGTTTTTCGCGTTCCTGTATCTTTTATTTGTTCAGCCAGCTATGTCACTAAATACCCACAGATCTGCCCTACCCCAACCTCCAGAAGGCCTCTCACCGACAAGAAGCTCCCGAGAggaccccccctccccacccaccGATCTGCACCTAACTCCACCCTTCAGAAGGCTCCGCCTATCAGTATTTCACGCAGTATAGCGGTACTTAAAAGTGACGGCGAGAGCCAACtcaaagaagcagtgggaaggcGACCAATGTAAAGCGAATGGAAAAATCCCCATCCCGCCGAAGCTTCGGCGCATTAGTTCTCATGATCGtccgtcagttttttttttgtttttaatatcaGGCTATAATCACTTCTTAGAGCATGTTTGTTAGTTTATCCTTTCTTGATTCCGGGAAACTATATTCCGTAATGTTCATAACGTAGTTACAATTTTTCAAAGCAGATGCAAAGGGCATTCGTTTCGCCATTTTTATACGTTGCAAGACATGGTTAAGCCATCCTGTTGCGTAGCTATAGGACAATGTCCTGAAATGTGTCACAATATGCATTTCCGTATGCAATGACTGTCAGAATACGATGCTGAAATAATATTTTCGAATATTAATCCACCAGGTACATGACATAAAGAAAGAACACATCGAAATTTTCGGAGTATGACGTTTCTTACATTCCAAGTAATGTAGCATGCTTGAATGCTGCAGACGTTGTGATATACATGCATAATGAACTCCGCATTTAACTTTCTGAGCGATCTATCGCAGAATGAAGCGCaaataatcatttttcttttccgggTG is a window of Amblyomma americanum isolate KBUSLIRL-KWMA chromosome 4, ASM5285725v1, whole genome shotgun sequence DNA encoding:
- the LOC144128953 gene encoding uncharacterized protein LOC144128953 translates to MSEAAGDLPEPWLPPPTNGEPLRLPPVSTLMQAKEAAAVVAGWAPPPHDLLLLSSEESSSAAPSPAAPPAAVPSPAAAASTTSRGPFQCSVCGKQLASRNVHQLHMRSHSGEKPFGCALCGHRFSQKTSLTRHMRSHTGERPFPCEVCGKRFADKERIKIHMRTHTGEKPFGCHVCGKAFSQKSTVKRHMSVHTGEKPFGCPVCGKGFANRGNLNAHAKTHHQS